In Amia ocellicauda isolate fAmiCal2 chromosome 7, fAmiCal2.hap1, whole genome shotgun sequence, one genomic interval encodes:
- the ribc1 gene encoding RIB43A-like with coiled-coils protein 1 isoform X2, protein MYKVDVLLDSGPEAAVARRRTAELQRQSRVFQPRTRTLGLDLPTLHTQTQEHRHREQAEQHRERSYDAVRSLQDALCERGQLEEEQRRAQLARELAEVWDTQRRSQTEPIPDLLDLDGPLYGPASMQRFEGEDPGEKERKRAQKEESKRALRRQIEERERLQGERRHSELQRDRQSLLLDQRAVLLSALEEECRRAERTALSDYLRAQAEERAERERMERAREEEDKLVEVWQQVTSDLLTEPAKAGLAGGGCVLPDRWKGMTPQQLSTIYREREEQRAERERLREEERQRAAQWDGLRMEGARWAEEEERRARERERESRAQLDRYNAQLAREQRAHQEYLQKELYTNQPSAHFFTQFNTTSR, encoded by the exons ATGTACAAGGTGGATGTGCTGCTGGACTCCGGCCCTGAGGCTGCAGTGGCGCGGCGGCGCACTGCGGAGCTGCAGAGACAGAGCCGCGTGTTTCAGCCCCGGACCCGAACCCTGGGCCTGGACCTGCCCACACTGCACACCCAGACACAGGAGCACCGCCACAGGGAGCAGGCTGAGCAGCACAGAGAGCGCAGCTATG ACGCGGTGCGGTCTCTGCAGGACGCGCTGTGTGAGCGTGggcagctggaggaggagcaGCGCCGCGCACAGCTGGCCAGGGAGCTGGCGGAGGTGTGGGACACCCAGCGGCGCTCCCAGACCGAGCCCATTCCGGACCTCCTGGACCTCGACGGCCCCCTCTACGGGCCGGCCAGCATGCAGAGATTCGAG ggtGAGGACCCGGGAGAGAAGGAGCGCAAGAGAGCGCAGAAAGAAGAGAGCAAGAGAGCACTGAGGAGgcagatagaggagagagagaggctgcagGGCGAGCGCAGACATTCAG agcTGCAGAGGGACAGGCAGAGTCTGCTGCTGGACCAGAGGGCTGTGCTGCTCAGTGCTCTGGAGGAGGAGTGCAGGAGAGCAGAGCGCACAGCCCTGAGCGACTACCTCCGAGCCCAG GCGGAGGAGCgagcggagagagagaggatggagAGAGcacgggaggaggaggacaagCTGGTGGAGGTGTGGCAGCAGGTGACCTCTGACCTGCTGACAGAGCCGGCGAAGGCGGGGCTGGCAGGGGGGGGGTGCGTGCTGCCTGACCGCTGGAAAGGGATGACCCCCCAACAACTCAGCACCAtctacagggagagagaggagcagCGCGCCGAGAGAGag cGGCTGCGGGAGGAGGAGAGGCAGAGGGCGGCGCAGTGGGACGGGCTGCGGATGGAGGGAGCGAGGTGggcggaggaagaggagaggagagcgagggagagggagagagagagcagagcacAGCTGGACAGATACAATGCACAGCTGGCCAGGGAGCAGAGAGCCCA tcaggagTACCTGCAGAAGGAGCTGTACACCAACCAGCCCAGCGCTCACTTCTTCACCCAGTTCAACACCACCTCCCGCTGA
- the ribc1 gene encoding RIB43A-like with coiled-coils protein 1 isoform X1, which produces MYKVDVLLDSGPEAAVARRRTAELQRQSRVFQPRTRTLGLDLPTLHTQTQEHRHREQAEQHRERSYDAVRSLQDALCERGQLEEEQRRAQLARELAEVWDTQRRSQTEPIPDLLDLDGPLYGPASMQRFEGEDPGEKERKRAQKEESKRALRRQIEERERLQGERRHSELQRDRQSLLLDQRAVLLSALEEECRRAERTALSDYLRAQAEERAERERMERAREEEDKLVEVWQQVTSDLLTEPAKAGLAGGGCVLPDRWKGMTPQQLSTIYREREEQRAERERLREEERQRAAQWDGLRMEGARWAEEEERRARERERESRAQLDRYNAQLAREQRAQSTCRRSCTPTSPALTSSPSSTPPPAETRPH; this is translated from the exons ATGTACAAGGTGGATGTGCTGCTGGACTCCGGCCCTGAGGCTGCAGTGGCGCGGCGGCGCACTGCGGAGCTGCAGAGACAGAGCCGCGTGTTTCAGCCCCGGACCCGAACCCTGGGCCTGGACCTGCCCACACTGCACACCCAGACACAGGAGCACCGCCACAGGGAGCAGGCTGAGCAGCACAGAGAGCGCAGCTATG ACGCGGTGCGGTCTCTGCAGGACGCGCTGTGTGAGCGTGggcagctggaggaggagcaGCGCCGCGCACAGCTGGCCAGGGAGCTGGCGGAGGTGTGGGACACCCAGCGGCGCTCCCAGACCGAGCCCATTCCGGACCTCCTGGACCTCGACGGCCCCCTCTACGGGCCGGCCAGCATGCAGAGATTCGAG ggtGAGGACCCGGGAGAGAAGGAGCGCAAGAGAGCGCAGAAAGAAGAGAGCAAGAGAGCACTGAGGAGgcagatagaggagagagagaggctgcagGGCGAGCGCAGACATTCAG agcTGCAGAGGGACAGGCAGAGTCTGCTGCTGGACCAGAGGGCTGTGCTGCTCAGTGCTCTGGAGGAGGAGTGCAGGAGAGCAGAGCGCACAGCCCTGAGCGACTACCTCCGAGCCCAG GCGGAGGAGCgagcggagagagagaggatggagAGAGcacgggaggaggaggacaagCTGGTGGAGGTGTGGCAGCAGGTGACCTCTGACCTGCTGACAGAGCCGGCGAAGGCGGGGCTGGCAGGGGGGGGGTGCGTGCTGCCTGACCGCTGGAAAGGGATGACCCCCCAACAACTCAGCACCAtctacagggagagagaggagcagCGCGCCGAGAGAGag cGGCTGCGGGAGGAGGAGAGGCAGAGGGCGGCGCAGTGGGACGGGCTGCGGATGGAGGGAGCGAGGTGggcggaggaagaggagaggagagcgagggagagggagagagagagcagagcacAGCTGGACAGATACAATGCACAGCTGGCCAGGGAGCAGAGAGCCCA gagTACCTGCAGAAGGAGCTGTACACCAACCAGCCCAGCGCTCACTTCTTCACCCAGTTCAACACCACCTCCCGCTGAGACCcgcccacactga
- the hsd17b10 gene encoding 3-hydroxyacyl-CoA dehydrogenase type-2, which translates to MAAIRSLKGMVGLVTGGASGLGRATVERLVSQGARAVILDLPSSDGASLAHSLGESCAFAPADVTSEEQVQAAVGVARERFGRLDLAVNCAGIAVAVKTYNHKKNQPHSLEDFTRVITVNIAGTFNVIRLAVGEMGRNEPDADGHRGLVVNTASVAAFDGQVGQAAYSASKGGIVGMTLPIARDLAPMGIRVVTIAPGLFSTPLLAGLPEKVRTFLARQVPFPSRLGDPAEFAHLVQALAENPMINGEVIRLDGGIRMQP; encoded by the exons ATGGCGGCGATCAGGAGCCTGAAG ggGATGGTGGGGCTGGTGACGGGGGGTGCGTCGGGCCTGGGCCGGGCCACAGTGGAGCGGCTGGTCAGTCAGGGGGCCCGCGCTGTGATCCTGGACCTTCCCAGCTCAGATGGGGCCAGCCTGGCACACAGCCTGGGGGAGAGCTGCGCCTTCGCCCCCGCTGAC GTGACGTCGGAAGAGCAGGTGCAGGCGGCTGTGGGCGTGGCCCGGGAGCGGTTCGGGAGGCTGGACCTGGCGGTGAACTGTGCTGGCATCGCTGTCGCCGTCAAGACGTACaaccacaagaagaaccagccGCACAGCCTGGAGGACTTCACCAGGGTCatcact GTGAACATCGCAGGCACCTTCAATGTGATCCGGCTGGCCGTGGGGGAGATGGGCAGGAACGAGCCCGACGCGGACGGGCACCGCGGGCTGGTCGTCAACACTGCCAGTGTGGCCGCATTCGACGGACAG gttggCCAGGCTGCGTACTCAGCCTCGAAGGGGGGCATTGTGGGCATGACTCTGCCCATCGCGCGGGACCTGGCGCCCATGGGCATCCGTGTGGTCACCATCGCGCCAG gcctgtTCTCCACTCCACTCCTGGCCGGGTTACCTGAGAAGGTGCGCACCTTCCTGGCACGGCAGGTGCCCTTCCCCAGCCGGCTGGGAGACCCCGCGGAGTTCGCCCACCTGGTGCAGGCGCTGGCCGAGAACCCCATGATCAACGGAGAAGTCATCCGGCTGGACGGGGGGATCCGCATGCAGCCCTGA